In Patescibacteria group bacterium, one genomic interval encodes:
- the idi gene encoding isopentenyl-diphosphate Delta-isomerase, which yields MPREKVILVDEKDREIGFEEKLKAHQKGGKLHRCVSIFIFNSKGELLIQKRAEKKYHSGDLWTNTCCGHPKPGEILKEAAQRRLKEEMGLDSNLKEKFSFIYKAEFENGLCEWEFDHIFFGKSDQKPKPAEEEVSEWKWIDIEKLKKDIKENPKKYTFWFKIALKRVSKYT from the coding sequence ATGCCAAGAGAAAAAGTAATTCTTGTTGATGAAAAAGACAGAGAGATTGGGTTTGAGGAAAAATTGAAGGCCCATCAGAAAGGGGGAAAATTGCACAGATGCGTTTCCATATTTATTTTTAACTCAAAAGGAGAATTATTAATTCAAAAAAGAGCTGAAAAAAAATATCATTCCGGTGATCTTTGGACTAATACTTGCTGTGGTCATCCCAAACCAGGGGAAATATTAAAAGAAGCTGCCCAGAGAAGATTAAAAGAAGAGATGGGCCTTGATTCTAATTTAAAAGAAAAGTTTAGTTTTATTTATAAGGCTGAATTTGAAAATGGGCTTTGTGAATGGGAATTTGACCACATATTTTTTGGAAAATCTGACCAAAAGCCAAAGCCGGCAGAAGAAGAGGTAAGTGAATGGAAATGGATTGATATTGAAAAATTAAAAAAAGATATAAAAGAAAATCCAAAAAAATATACATTCTGGTTTAAAATTGCTCTAAAAAGAGTTTCAAAATATACTTAG
- a CDS encoding amidohydrolase translates to MSLLIKNIILKGKKQDIYIEGKKIKKIGKNLNFKAKDYNPPTASSRSSLCSERASIIDGKGEKAVIPGLINCHTHAAMTLFRGYGDDLPLKDWLEKKIWPLEKKLNEEDIYWGTKLACLEMIKTGTTFFNDMYWYSEVVIEATKEIGIRAVVGPLIIDFDERGSLKNFERIYRNFKSEKSDLIKLAVTPHSIYTVSKENLIWVKNFAKKNNLILHIHLSETEKEIKDCLKKYHLRPVEYLEKIGFLGKNCVLVHSVWLNDKEIEILKKRKCSVVYNPCSNLKLAVGQIFPYKKFKENKVNVCLGTDGPASNNSLDMFLEMKTASLLQKHQEKNPTVLPAKEVIKIATQNGAKALKINTGKIKEGKLADLILIDLNQVSLKPGHNFISDIVYSASGNCVSDMICNGKAIMRERKIEREKEIIKKATKRAKELIER, encoded by the coding sequence GTGAGCCTTTTAATCAAAAATATTATTTTAAAAGGAAAAAAACAGGATATTTATATTGAGGGAAAAAAAATCAAAAAGATTGGCAAAAATTTGAATTTTAAGGCAAAAGACTACAACCCACCCACCGCATCCTCCCGTTCCTCGCTTTGCTCGGAACGGGCCTCTATAATTGATGGAAAAGGAGAAAAGGCGGTAATTCCTGGTTTAATTAATTGTCATACTCATGCTGCTATGACTCTTTTTCGGGGATATGGTGATGATTTGCCTTTAAAAGATTGGTTGGAAAAGAAAATCTGGCCTTTGGAAAAAAAACTGAATGAAGAAGACATTTATTGGGGAACAAAATTAGCCTGCCTCGAGATGATAAAAACCGGAACAACTTTTTTTAATGATATGTATTGGTATTCAGAAGTAGTAATTGAGGCCACAAAAGAAATAGGTATAAGAGCAGTGGTTGGTCCCTTAATTATCGATTTTGATGAAAGAGGAAGTTTGAAAAACTTTGAAAGAATATATCGAAATTTTAAGTCAGAAAAATCAGATTTAATTAAATTGGCTGTTACCCCCCATTCAATTTATACTGTTTCTAAAGAAAATTTAATTTGGGTAAAAAATTTTGCTAAAAAAAATAATCTAATTTTACATATCCATCTTTCAGAAACTGAAAAAGAAATAAAAGATTGTTTGAAAAAATATCATCTAAGGCCAGTTGAATATTTGGAAAAAATTGGCTTTTTAGGAAAAAATTGTGTTTTAGTCCATTCAGTTTGGTTAAACGATAAAGAGATTGAAATTTTAAAAAAGAGAAAATGTAGTGTCGTTTATAACCCTTGTTCTAATTTAAAATTGGCAGTAGGTCAAATTTTCCCTTATAAAAAATTTAAAGAAAATAAAGTCAATGTTTGTTTGGGAACAGATGGACCAGCCTCAAATAATAGTTTGGATATGTTTTTAGAAATGAAAACTGCTAGTCTTTTGCAGAAGCACCAAGAAAAAAATCCGACAGTTTTGCCGGCAAAAGAGGTAATAAAAATAGCGACTCAAAATGGAGCAAAAGCTTTAAAAATAAATACTGGAAAAATTAAAGAAGGGAAGTTAGCTGACCTTATTTTAATTGATTTGAATCAAGTTAGTTTGAAGCCAGGTCACAATTTTATTTCAGATATTGTTTATTCCGCCTCTGGAAATTGTGTCTCTGATATGATTTGCAATGGAAAAGCAATTATGAGGGAAAGAAAAATCGAAAGAGAAAAAGAAATTATTAAAAAAGCAACCAAAAGGGCCAAAGAATTGATAGAACGTTGA
- a CDS encoding TatD family hydrolase: protein MLIDTHAHLNFTAFDKDREGVIKRCLKHNSWIINIGTNYQTSKKALEIAERYKKGIYAAIGLHPINLDTGLIKLKVDPAEFSEKTHGASEREGVHFEKEFDYEKYKELVKSPKVIAIGEIGLDYYWKPKTTRKKELFFQKQKDLLLKQLQLAKEFNLPVIFHCRMAHHDLIEILINQDRDFYDRRNRGQVSGVVHCFTGNWKQAQKFLEIGLYLGFNGIIFKLDLDEIIKKTPLEKILIETDCPYLSPPQFKDQRNEPLYVKYIAQEIAKIKNINFKKVAKITTKNAKELFKIN from the coding sequence ATGTTAATTGATACCCATGCCCATTTAAATTTCACCGCTTTTGATAAAGACAGAGAAGGAGTTATAAAAAGATGCTTGAAACACAATTCCTGGATAATAAACATTGGGACAAATTATCAAACAAGTAAAAAAGCCCTGGAGATTGCCGAGAGATATAAAAAAGGAATCTATGCTGCTATTGGGCTTCATCCAATAAATTTAGATACTGGCCTAATAAAATTAAAAGTTGACCCCGCAGAATTTTCAGAGAAAACTCACGGGGCAAGTGAAAGAGAGGGGGTTCATTTTGAAAAAGAATTTGATTATGAAAAATACAAGGAATTAGTAAAGTCACCTAAAGTAATTGCCATTGGCGAAATTGGCTTGGATTATTATTGGAAACCCAAAACTACTAGAAAAAAAGAGTTATTTTTTCAAAAACAAAAAGACTTACTTTTAAAACAATTGCAGCTAGCAAAAGAATTTAACTTGCCAGTAATTTTTCATTGCCGAATGGCCCACCATGATTTAATAGAAATCTTAATCAATCAGGACCGCGATTTCTACGATCGTAGAAATCGCGGTCAGGTCTCGGGAGTGGTTCATTGTTTTACCGGAAATTGGAAACAGGCTCAAAAATTTTTAGAAATAGGACTTTACCTTGGTTTTAATGGAATAATTTTTAAATTAGATCTCGATGAAATAATTAAAAAAACTCCTTTAGAGAAAATTTTGATTGAAACCGACTGTCCTTATCTTTCGCCTCCTCAATTTAAAGATCAAAGAAATGAACCTTTATATGTGAAATATATTGCCCAAGAAATTGCCAAAATAAAAAATATAAATTTTAAAAAAGTAGCTAAGATAACAACCAAAAATGCTAAAGAATTATTTAAAATAAATTAA